A part of Girardinichthys multiradiatus isolate DD_20200921_A chromosome 12, DD_fGirMul_XY1, whole genome shotgun sequence genomic DNA contains:
- the LOC124877854 gene encoding protein FAM240B: protein MNLALIHDRQHINSFWENRINADNQHAETEEQRMNKSALRKLRGEWIVRLENRNKHLKKLNDSFVRKVKMEKSADQT from the exons aTGAACTTGGCTCTGATCCATGACCGTCAGCACATTAATTCATTCTGGGAGAACCGGATCAACGCTGATAATCAGCATGCTGAGACCGAGGAGCAGAGGATGAACAAGAGCGCCCTCAGGAA GCTGAGGGGGGAGTGGATCGTCCGTCTGGAGAACCGAAACAAACACCTGAAGAAGCTCAACGACAGCTTCGTCAGGAAGGTGAAGATGGAGAAGTCAGCTGACCAGACATGA
- the nudt18 gene encoding 8-oxo-dGDP phosphatase NUDT18 isoform X2, whose translation MAEICEEGVPVTDMEVTAKDRLQVEEQVEQMLSGLGSEVSLCDLGLELSKPATLRKNVTYIVCAVVFNDQEEVLMVQEAKHDCYKQWYLPAGRVEVGESLEEALRREVREEAGFDCQPITLLLIQEQGPQWIRFIFLARTTGGSIKTLKAADQESLQASWWDRQSSMPLRGRDILRLIEYGLKYHRNPWHPITLPLDISCRHIVQRLLLVFVGAEKQIWILLIRAPTPHLPTAAALKTHAMTWAANMVVQEALPSSYYDYEVNTLGVISLQHNGRQHGKTDGVCFNTVVALVPDRAPRDEDGLEVKWPVPVTPPPVENPRYVWMEVQEPALREKLLQETQNPSLLPIHSLY comes from the exons ATGGCTGAAATTTGTGAAGAAGGAgttcctgtaaccg ACATGGAGGTGACGGCAAAGGACCGACTGCAGGTGGAGGAGCAGGTGGAGCAGATGCTAAGCGGCCTGGGGTCAGAGGTTAGTCTCTGTGATTTGGGTCTGGAGCTGAGCAAGCCAGCGACTCTGAGGAAGAACGTCACCTACATCGTCTGCGCCGTTGTTTTCAACGATCAG GAGGAGGTGCTGATGGTGCAGGAGGCCAAGCATGACTGCTACAAGCAGTGGTACCTCCCTGCAGGTAGGGTGGAGGTAGGGGAGAGCCTGGAGGAGGCGCTAAGGAGGGAG GTGAGGGAGGAGGCAGGCTTTGACTGCCAGCCAATCACGCTGCTGCTGATCCAGGAGCAGGGACCGCAGTGGATTCGCTTTATCTTCCTGGCACGGACCACAG GAGGAAGCATAAAGACTCTGAAGGCAGCAGATCAGGAGTCCCTTCAGGCTTCCTGGTGGGACAGACAGTCCTCCATGCCCCTCCGAGGACGAGACATCCTCCGTCTCATCGAATACGGACTCAA GTACCACAGGAATCCATGGCATCCCATCACGCTTCCTCTGGACATAAGCTGCCGTCACATTGTGCAGAGGCTCCTCCTGGTGTTTGTTGGAGCCGAAAAGCAGATCTGGATCCTGTTGATCCGAG CCCCGACCCCCCACCTCCCCACCGCCGCGGCCCTGAAGACCCACGCCATGACCTGGGCTGCCAACATGGTGGTTCAGGAGGCCCTGCCGTCGTCCTACTACGACTATGAAGTCAATACGCTGGGCGTGATCAGCCTGCAGCACAACGGCCGCCAGCACGGGAAGACAGACGGCGTGTGCTTCAACACGGTGGTGGCGCTGGTGCCGGACCGGGCACCGCGGGACGAGGACGGGCTTGAAGTGAAGTGGCCGGTGCCAGTGACACCTCCGCCGGTGGAGAACCCTCGGTATGTCTGGATGGAGGTGCAGGAACCCGCGCTGCGAGAGAAACTGCTCCAAGAAACCCAAAACCCCTCCCTGTTACCGATCCATAGCCTGTACTGA
- the nudt18 gene encoding 8-oxo-dGDP phosphatase NUDT18 isoform X3 — MEVTAKDRLQVEEQVEQMLSGLGSEVSLCDLGLELSKPATLRKNVTYIVCAVVFNDQEEVLMVQEAKHDCYKQWYLPAGRVEVGESLEEALRREVREEAGFDCQPITLLLIQEQGPQWIRFIFLARTTGGSIKTLKAADQESLQASWWDRQSSMPLRGRDILRLIEYGLKYHRNPWHPITLPLDISCRHIVQRLLLVFVGAEKQIWILLIRAPTPHLPTAAALKTHAMTWAANMVVQEALPSSYYDYEVNTLGVISLQHNGRQHGKTDGVCFNTVVALVPDRAPRDEDGLEVKWPVPVTPPPVENPRYVWMEVQEPALREKLLQETQNPSLLPIHSLY; from the exons ATGGAGGTGACGGCAAAGGACCGACTGCAGGTGGAGGAGCAGGTGGAGCAGATGCTAAGCGGCCTGGGGTCAGAGGTTAGTCTCTGTGATTTGGGTCTGGAGCTGAGCAAGCCAGCGACTCTGAGGAAGAACGTCACCTACATCGTCTGCGCCGTTGTTTTCAACGATCAG GAGGAGGTGCTGATGGTGCAGGAGGCCAAGCATGACTGCTACAAGCAGTGGTACCTCCCTGCAGGTAGGGTGGAGGTAGGGGAGAGCCTGGAGGAGGCGCTAAGGAGGGAG GTGAGGGAGGAGGCAGGCTTTGACTGCCAGCCAATCACGCTGCTGCTGATCCAGGAGCAGGGACCGCAGTGGATTCGCTTTATCTTCCTGGCACGGACCACAG GAGGAAGCATAAAGACTCTGAAGGCAGCAGATCAGGAGTCCCTTCAGGCTTCCTGGTGGGACAGACAGTCCTCCATGCCCCTCCGAGGACGAGACATCCTCCGTCTCATCGAATACGGACTCAA GTACCACAGGAATCCATGGCATCCCATCACGCTTCCTCTGGACATAAGCTGCCGTCACATTGTGCAGAGGCTCCTCCTGGTGTTTGTTGGAGCCGAAAAGCAGATCTGGATCCTGTTGATCCGAG CCCCGACCCCCCACCTCCCCACCGCCGCGGCCCTGAAGACCCACGCCATGACCTGGGCTGCCAACATGGTGGTTCAGGAGGCCCTGCCGTCGTCCTACTACGACTATGAAGTCAATACGCTGGGCGTGATCAGCCTGCAGCACAACGGCCGCCAGCACGGGAAGACAGACGGCGTGTGCTTCAACACGGTGGTGGCGCTGGTGCCGGACCGGGCACCGCGGGACGAGGACGGGCTTGAAGTGAAGTGGCCGGTGCCAGTGACACCTCCGCCGGTGGAGAACCCTCGGTATGTCTGGATGGAGGTGCAGGAACCCGCGCTGCGAGAGAAACTGCTCCAAGAAACCCAAAACCCCTCCCTGTTACCGATCCATAGCCTGTACTGA
- the nudt18 gene encoding 8-oxo-dGDP phosphatase NUDT18 isoform X1, producing MVCDDLGDVLMTQLFSRPSGGVHFLTDMEVTAKDRLQVEEQVEQMLSGLGSEVSLCDLGLELSKPATLRKNVTYIVCAVVFNDQEEVLMVQEAKHDCYKQWYLPAGRVEVGESLEEALRREVREEAGFDCQPITLLLIQEQGPQWIRFIFLARTTGGSIKTLKAADQESLQASWWDRQSSMPLRGRDILRLIEYGLKYHRNPWHPITLPLDISCRHIVQRLLLVFVGAEKQIWILLIRAPTPHLPTAAALKTHAMTWAANMVVQEALPSSYYDYEVNTLGVISLQHNGRQHGKTDGVCFNTVVALVPDRAPRDEDGLEVKWPVPVTPPPVENPRYVWMEVQEPALREKLLQETQNPSLLPIHSLY from the exons ATGGTCTGTGATGATCTGGGCGATGTTCTGATGACCCAGCTGTTCAGCAGACCTTCAGGTGGAGTCCATTTCTTGACAG ACATGGAGGTGACGGCAAAGGACCGACTGCAGGTGGAGGAGCAGGTGGAGCAGATGCTAAGCGGCCTGGGGTCAGAGGTTAGTCTCTGTGATTTGGGTCTGGAGCTGAGCAAGCCAGCGACTCTGAGGAAGAACGTCACCTACATCGTCTGCGCCGTTGTTTTCAACGATCAG GAGGAGGTGCTGATGGTGCAGGAGGCCAAGCATGACTGCTACAAGCAGTGGTACCTCCCTGCAGGTAGGGTGGAGGTAGGGGAGAGCCTGGAGGAGGCGCTAAGGAGGGAG GTGAGGGAGGAGGCAGGCTTTGACTGCCAGCCAATCACGCTGCTGCTGATCCAGGAGCAGGGACCGCAGTGGATTCGCTTTATCTTCCTGGCACGGACCACAG GAGGAAGCATAAAGACTCTGAAGGCAGCAGATCAGGAGTCCCTTCAGGCTTCCTGGTGGGACAGACAGTCCTCCATGCCCCTCCGAGGACGAGACATCCTCCGTCTCATCGAATACGGACTCAA GTACCACAGGAATCCATGGCATCCCATCACGCTTCCTCTGGACATAAGCTGCCGTCACATTGTGCAGAGGCTCCTCCTGGTGTTTGTTGGAGCCGAAAAGCAGATCTGGATCCTGTTGATCCGAG CCCCGACCCCCCACCTCCCCACCGCCGCGGCCCTGAAGACCCACGCCATGACCTGGGCTGCCAACATGGTGGTTCAGGAGGCCCTGCCGTCGTCCTACTACGACTATGAAGTCAATACGCTGGGCGTGATCAGCCTGCAGCACAACGGCCGCCAGCACGGGAAGACAGACGGCGTGTGCTTCAACACGGTGGTGGCGCTGGTGCCGGACCGGGCACCGCGGGACGAGGACGGGCTTGAAGTGAAGTGGCCGGTGCCAGTGACACCTCCGCCGGTGGAGAACCCTCGGTATGTCTGGATGGAGGTGCAGGAACCCGCGCTGCGAGAGAAACTGCTCCAAGAAACCCAAAACCCCTCCCTGTTACCGATCCATAGCCTGTACTGA
- the sdhaf1 gene encoding succinate dehydrogenase assembly factor 1, mitochondrial encodes MSRHSKLQKQVLALYRQFLRAGKEKPGFIPRIRDEFRENSRIKKTDVMHIEYLYRRGQRQLDQLRDVNTKQLGSFSKGNGTN; translated from the coding sequence ATGTCCAGGCACAGTAAGCTGCAGAAGCAGGTCCTGGCTCTGTATCGGCAGTTCCTGCGAGCTGGGAAAGAGAAACCGGGCTTCATTCCCAGAATCCGAGACGAGTTCAGAGAGAACTCCCGCATCAAGAAGACGGATGTGATGCATATCGAGTATCTGTACAGACGAGGCCAGAGGCAGCTGGATCAGCTGAGGGACGTCAACACCAAGCAGCTCGGATCGTTTTCTAAAGGCAATGGGACCAACTGA